In Microbacterium laevaniformans, a single window of DNA contains:
- a CDS encoding DUF6112 family protein yields the protein MTVIDIAPNGSGLPGIEQLRVIVGAVMTVGLILAVLALIIAAVAWGYGANSSNPHLASRGKLGVLVACGAAVICGASVTLVNFFWGVGQSV from the coding sequence ATGACCGTGATTGATATCGCACCCAACGGTTCGGGACTTCCCGGCATCGAGCAGCTCCGCGTCATCGTCGGCGCCGTGATGACTGTCGGCCTCATCCTCGCCGTGCTCGCACTCATCATCGCCGCCGTCGCATGGGGGTACGGAGCGAACTCGTCGAACCCTCATCTCGCGTCGAGGGGAAAGCTCGGTGTGCTTGTCGCCTGCGGCGCTGCCGTGATCTGCGGCGCGTCCGTCACGCTCGTGAACTTCTTCTGGGGCGTCGGCCAGTCCGTCTGA
- a CDS encoding DUF2637 domain-containing protein: MISESAPIRSGRLAVWTAVAGTVFIAIGAFWLSFTALADLAHRSGIAASQAWAWPLIVDGIIVVGTVSVVALAGGREAWYPWMLLIAGAAVSVAANAIHAVVAADADVPPLLAASVAAVPPLVLLAITHLTVVLTQRFRMPHSSTASAARTPSTEVVQLHPHPDVPEKGARRDIAALMRQRGMSNKEIASATGVHPSTVGRWFAGTLGTPDL; this comes from the coding sequence ATGATCTCCGAGAGTGCGCCAATCCGATCGGGACGTCTCGCCGTGTGGACGGCGGTGGCGGGCACGGTGTTCATCGCGATCGGTGCCTTCTGGCTGTCATTCACTGCCCTCGCCGATCTTGCACATCGCTCGGGCATCGCCGCCAGCCAAGCCTGGGCGTGGCCGCTGATCGTCGACGGGATCATCGTCGTGGGGACGGTCTCTGTCGTCGCGCTCGCAGGTGGCCGGGAGGCTTGGTACCCGTGGATGCTCCTGATCGCGGGCGCGGCGGTCTCCGTCGCTGCGAATGCGATCCATGCCGTCGTCGCCGCAGACGCGGACGTCCCACCGCTGCTCGCTGCATCCGTCGCGGCGGTACCGCCGCTGGTCCTGCTCGCGATCACGCACCTCACCGTCGTGCTCACCCAGAGGTTCCGGATGCCTCACTCCTCCACAGCATCCGCTGCTCGGACGCCATCCACAGAAGTCGTGCAACTCCACCCGCATCCGGACGTTCCGGAGAAGGGTGCGCGTAGAGACATCGCGGCGCTGATGCGTCAGCGCGGGATGTCGAACAAAGAGATTGCGAGCGCCACGGGAGTCCACCCGTCGACAGTCGGTCGATGGTTTGCGGGGACGCTCGGCACACCTGACCTTTAG
- a CDS encoding M23 family metallopeptidase: protein MKKIIIGLVLAFFLLPVAGMLAVPLVFSPAALAACQASGQLVVSEVPDELTAATSDGVSVTLRRAQLTHAATIITVGSGVEGVGRQGVLIALMAALTESTLRMLANAAHPASLDMPNDGVGSDHDSLGLFQMRPTSGWGDVEELMDPNYQARAFFGGTDGPNYPSPAGLLDIAGWETADPGSAAQAVERSAFPDRYQNYQPVAEAVIAALTKPVASAGESDFPLASVPESTRIVFPLATGTWVRSSGYGWRTDPVTGQRAFHAGTDYAAAGGTAIMAVADGVVSFAGPSPGYGQLVIIEHTIDGMRVASAYAHMWPTGIHVSVGERVEAGQHIADVGSAGKSTGTHLHLEIRPGGSFQPAIDAASWLSDHRAAGLESAESDASTCVATVAR, encoded by the coding sequence ATGAAGAAGATCATCATCGGGCTCGTCCTGGCGTTCTTTCTGCTCCCCGTAGCGGGGATGCTCGCGGTGCCGCTCGTCTTTTCTCCTGCTGCTCTTGCGGCATGCCAGGCATCCGGCCAGCTCGTCGTCTCCGAGGTGCCAGACGAGCTCACCGCGGCCACGAGCGACGGCGTGTCCGTGACCCTTCGCCGTGCACAGCTCACGCACGCTGCGACGATCATCACCGTCGGCAGCGGAGTCGAGGGCGTCGGGAGGCAAGGCGTGCTCATCGCATTGATGGCGGCGCTCACGGAGTCGACACTGAGGATGCTGGCGAACGCCGCGCACCCCGCATCGCTCGACATGCCCAACGACGGCGTCGGTAGCGACCACGACTCGCTCGGTCTCTTCCAGATGCGACCAACTTCCGGGTGGGGCGACGTCGAGGAGCTCATGGACCCGAACTACCAGGCGCGCGCGTTCTTCGGTGGCACAGACGGCCCCAACTACCCGTCGCCGGCGGGACTCCTTGATATCGCGGGGTGGGAAACAGCGGATCCCGGGTCGGCCGCACAGGCCGTCGAACGCTCCGCGTTTCCCGATCGCTACCAGAACTACCAACCCGTGGCAGAGGCGGTGATCGCGGCGTTGACCAAACCGGTCGCCAGCGCCGGAGAGAGCGATTTCCCGCTGGCGTCTGTGCCGGAGAGCACGCGGATAGTTTTCCCGCTCGCCACCGGGACTTGGGTTCGTAGCAGCGGATATGGCTGGCGGACGGATCCGGTAACGGGACAGCGGGCATTTCACGCCGGCACGGACTATGCGGCCGCCGGCGGAACCGCCATCATGGCGGTGGCCGACGGCGTCGTCAGCTTTGCCGGCCCATCTCCCGGGTACGGCCAGTTGGTGATCATCGAGCACACGATTGACGGGATGCGCGTCGCTTCCGCCTACGCGCATATGTGGCCCACCGGAATCCATGTGAGCGTGGGCGAGCGAGTCGAAGCCGGCCAGCACATCGCGGATGTCGGCTCTGCCGGCAAGTCGACCGGAACTCACCTTCACCTGGAGATCCGTCCCGGTGGCTCCTTCCAGCCGGCGATCGACGCGGCATCCTGGCTCTCCGATCACCGTGCTGCGGGGCTCGAGTCCGCAGAATCCGACGCCTCCACGTGCGTCGCGACAGTCGCGAGGTGA
- a CDS encoding ParB N-terminal domain-containing protein, giving the protein MSARVGHIELERSIASITVGNRHRQEYGDIDELAASITRDGLLQPVTVTPEGILVCGARRLEALKQLGEKTIKVWVRSGVSDRLSELLAEQAENVLHKPLTPTEATTLYTELKEYIAEDAQRRQTVTQFSRDGASGGNHGGATVAPPQFKPGKSRLQAALMVTGKASYTTLDRIAELQRLVASPATDPALREMAVEELRLIDDGGSVTAAHARIREVIRPTPRTIEDFEAPEDFDPPDELEQLANAALARVKEAKRGRNARKARNASAHVFPVRAFVRVWEDLDQWWTHFDVAAVATELTDEQLAQFEGTLASTVEFFTQLRSARTQLGREIA; this is encoded by the coding sequence ATGAGCGCGAGAGTCGGCCACATCGAGCTCGAACGATCGATCGCGTCGATCACCGTCGGGAATCGGCACCGCCAGGAGTACGGCGACATCGACGAGCTCGCCGCGTCCATCACCCGCGACGGACTCCTGCAGCCCGTCACCGTGACGCCCGAGGGCATCCTGGTCTGCGGCGCCCGACGACTCGAAGCCCTGAAACAACTCGGAGAGAAGACCATCAAGGTCTGGGTGAGATCCGGCGTCTCTGACCGCCTTTCGGAGCTGCTCGCCGAGCAGGCCGAGAACGTGCTCCACAAGCCACTCACACCCACCGAGGCGACGACGCTGTACACCGAGTTGAAGGAGTACATCGCCGAGGACGCGCAGCGCCGACAGACGGTGACGCAGTTCAGCCGAGACGGCGCTTCCGGCGGAAACCACGGTGGTGCCACGGTGGCACCACCGCAATTCAAGCCGGGAAAGAGCCGTCTGCAGGCAGCGTTGATGGTGACGGGAAAAGCGTCGTACACAACGCTCGATCGCATCGCAGAGCTTCAGCGGCTCGTGGCAAGCCCCGCCACCGACCCCGCGCTGAGGGAAATGGCGGTCGAAGAGCTGCGGCTCATCGACGACGGCGGCAGCGTGACGGCCGCGCACGCGCGGATACGAGAAGTCATTCGGCCGACCCCGCGAACGATCGAGGATTTCGAAGCGCCCGAGGATTTCGACCCTCCCGACGAACTCGAGCAGTTGGCGAACGCGGCGCTCGCACGGGTCAAGGAAGCGAAGCGCGGCCGCAACGCGCGTAAGGCCCGTAACGCTTCAGCGCATGTGTTCCCGGTGCGCGCGTTCGTGCGCGTGTGGGAGGACCTCGACCAGTGGTGGACCCACTTCGACGTCGCAGCCGTCGCCACCGAGCTGACCGACGAGCAACTCGCGCAGTTCGAGGGGACCCTCGCATCCACGGTCGAGTTCTTCACTCAGTTGCGCAGTGCGCGCACTCAGCTGGGACGGGAGATCGCGTGA
- a CDS encoding bifunctional DNA primase/polymerase, protein MDTAALFASVLGLPPGEGAARFADAGVPVFPCKAAEKRPLTQHGFHDATSDIEQVRGWWARWPDANIGMPTGSRSGLEVVDIDVHGRVRGFGPFELARREGLVDRWQVLVKTASGGMHAYYPADPQRPQPSWQAARCGIDFRGEGGYVIVPPSRVMFEGNRSSYEMIGAGRPGAVPLDAAALRQFLDPRPDPPPSTANSAQRDVDADRIAGWLGTRMEGERNRALYWAACRLAENGVPDDNARAVLGPAAVRVGLPEAEILTTIRSAYRTVVGTTPPFRTRGTAPSMKGRVIS, encoded by the coding sequence ATGGACACCGCAGCGCTGTTTGCCTCGGTTCTGGGGCTTCCTCCCGGGGAGGGAGCCGCACGATTCGCGGACGCCGGGGTACCGGTATTTCCATGCAAGGCCGCTGAGAAGCGTCCGCTGACGCAACACGGCTTCCACGACGCGACCTCAGATATCGAGCAGGTCAGAGGGTGGTGGGCGCGATGGCCCGACGCGAACATCGGGATGCCGACCGGCTCCCGATCCGGACTCGAGGTCGTCGACATCGATGTGCACGGTCGCGTGCGCGGGTTCGGCCCGTTCGAGCTCGCCCGCCGGGAGGGTCTCGTGGACCGCTGGCAGGTTCTGGTGAAGACAGCATCCGGCGGCATGCATGCGTACTACCCCGCAGATCCGCAGAGACCTCAGCCGTCGTGGCAGGCGGCGAGGTGTGGCATCGATTTCCGTGGTGAGGGCGGCTATGTGATCGTCCCACCGTCGCGGGTGATGTTCGAAGGCAACAGGTCGAGTTACGAGATGATCGGCGCGGGGCGCCCCGGCGCAGTGCCGCTCGACGCGGCTGCCCTTCGGCAATTCCTCGACCCCCGACCGGATCCCCCGCCGAGCACTGCCAACTCTGCCCAGCGGGATGTCGACGCAGACCGGATCGCTGGCTGGCTTGGCACGCGGATGGAGGGCGAGCGCAACCGCGCGCTCTACTGGGCGGCGTGCCGCCTGGCGGAGAACGGCGTGCCCGATGACAACGCCCGAGCTGTTCTCGGCCCCGCCGCGGTGCGCGTCGGCCTTCCCGAGGCCGAGATCCTCACCACTATCCGATCCGCGTATCGAACGGTGGTGGGGACGACACCACCCTTTCGCACCCGCGGAACCGCGCCGTCGATGAAGGGGCGCGTGATCTCATGA
- a CDS encoding helix-turn-helix domain-containing protein: MGRRSQGEAGAWSMDLVRAISTLRDAAGMTNQELIERSEMSASYFYGRLRGAAPFDANDIEKLAQALGTHPHEISRVAASIGDAREIEPILDADATELARRLSAVSRAPRLDGSAFDVDGLVSELAERGVALDRDEWATLLAGDSSTPIRVRVLEGVGAYAGVPTAYLLDLDDAAAVEAAEANFEFREALKASGADSVSARAVGEISPAALRAIAQTLRSISAQ, encoded by the coding sequence GTGGGTAGACGTTCCCAGGGCGAGGCCGGTGCGTGGTCAATGGACCTGGTGCGCGCGATTTCGACTCTTCGCGACGCGGCAGGCATGACCAATCAGGAGCTGATTGAGCGCTCCGAGATGTCGGCGAGCTACTTCTACGGGCGTTTGCGGGGCGCGGCGCCGTTCGACGCGAACGACATAGAGAAGCTCGCTCAAGCTTTGGGAACCCATCCGCACGAGATCTCTCGTGTCGCAGCATCCATCGGCGACGCTCGAGAGATCGAACCCATCCTCGACGCGGACGCGACGGAACTCGCGCGCAGGTTGTCCGCGGTATCGCGTGCGCCACGCTTGGACGGATCCGCATTCGATGTCGACGGTCTCGTCAGCGAACTCGCCGAACGTGGGGTCGCGCTGGACCGTGACGAGTGGGCGACACTGCTCGCGGGGGACTCGAGCACACCTATTCGTGTGAGGGTGCTTGAAGGCGTCGGGGCTTACGCCGGCGTCCCGACGGCGTACCTGCTCGACCTGGATGATGCTGCCGCAGTAGAAGCCGCGGAGGCGAACTTCGAGTTCCGCGAGGCGCTGAAGGCATCCGGAGCGGACTCCGTGTCAGCGCGGGCCGTCGGTGAAATCTCGCCTGCCGCGCTCCGCGCCATAGCACAGACCCTTCGTTCGATCTCTGCGCAGTAA
- a CDS encoding alpha/beta hydrolase family protein → MCGVVVAILGVLAAGAAVVIRMLARRVVGVEPRRKTVTVRRVGDAIELPRSDLTIVDGNYGLWFGERFEHHALIGPVVSSDGTRVTRLLLKTTAPMDTEPFEALWTGHTMSGPAEIDPDWEDVTVPLRDGASAPAWLFRGTSLDAPWVIHVQGIRTSRLVTLRSVEVAQTVGLTSLAITYRGSGDGPPASASTLGQREWTDLADAVAYARSRGASSVYVVAWSMGAGLALELLRQDPAAFDRLALIAPATNWRAIVHNAVRRAGLPRSVALVLTRLLESRFACLLLRLPVPLDFDRLCWSRGFTMNLPTIVVHSRGDEEIPFELSRTFALAGGNIALVETRLSPHGWEANVDPDTFGAALKSWLS, encoded by the coding sequence GTGTGCGGCGTTGTCGTCGCGATCCTTGGCGTGCTCGCAGCGGGTGCCGCAGTAGTGATCCGGATGCTGGCACGTCGCGTTGTCGGCGTTGAGCCGCGTCGCAAGACCGTGACCGTCCGTCGTGTAGGCGACGCGATCGAACTCCCGCGGAGCGACCTCACCATTGTCGACGGGAACTATGGCCTCTGGTTTGGGGAGCGATTCGAGCACCACGCGCTAATCGGGCCAGTGGTGTCGTCGGACGGAACACGCGTTACCCGTTTGCTGCTCAAGACGACCGCGCCGATGGACACGGAACCATTCGAGGCTCTGTGGACCGGCCACACCATGAGCGGGCCTGCCGAGATCGATCCCGATTGGGAGGACGTAACGGTGCCGTTGCGCGATGGCGCCTCGGCGCCGGCATGGCTCTTCCGGGGCACGTCGCTCGATGCGCCGTGGGTGATCCACGTTCAGGGCATCCGCACCTCCAGGCTCGTGACCCTGCGCTCCGTCGAGGTGGCGCAGACCGTCGGTCTGACTTCGCTCGCCATAACCTATCGAGGTTCCGGGGATGGGCCGCCGGCGTCCGCCTCGACGCTCGGGCAGCGCGAATGGACGGACTTGGCCGATGCAGTTGCCTATGCGCGTTCCCGCGGAGCTTCGTCCGTCTACGTGGTTGCGTGGTCGATGGGCGCGGGGCTCGCTCTCGAACTTCTGCGCCAAGATCCTGCGGCGTTCGACCGGCTTGCTCTGATAGCGCCTGCTACGAACTGGCGGGCGATAGTCCATAACGCCGTTCGGCGCGCGGGTCTCCCGCGCTCAGTCGCTCTCGTCTTGACCCGGCTACTTGAATCCCGCTTCGCGTGCCTTCTTCTGCGTCTGCCTGTACCGCTCGACTTCGACCGACTCTGTTGGAGTCGGGGCTTCACGATGAACTTGCCGACGATAGTGGTCCACTCCCGAGGAGACGAGGAGATCCCGTTCGAGCTCTCCCGTACCTTCGCCTTAGCAGGCGGAAACATCGCACTCGTGGAGACACGTCTCTCCCCACACGGGTGGGAGGCGAACGTCGATCCCGACACATTCGGCGCGGCGTTGAAGTCGTGGCTCAGCTGA
- a CDS encoding ArdC-like ssDNA-binding domain-containing protein: MAHQRSGDDVTAAKLDRLHAQLSDAVADLVTGDDWNRALAFAARFRSRSFNNTLLIWMQHAAAFEQGRVSAPMPTYVAGFRQWLTLGRSVDRGQSGYMILAPVVGRFASRTPQIAQSWRRLAPRAAPQGGEAVQSRLVGVRPAYVWDASQTSGAPIPEEPRPQLLEGEAPPGMWDGLATLVHAMGYSLRLVNSDRELGGANGMTDYLTRSVAVRGDIDPAARAKTLAHELAHVELHGPDHPEASLHRGIGEVEAESVALMIGAAHGLDTSSYTIPYVSTWATSVDGKTPVEVVQATGERVRATAVAILAQLHTAQVGAGDPPGLTREAPPGRPWDRPYDASPYTGSPRRRVSRSAAAGPVL; the protein is encoded by the coding sequence ATGGCTCACCAGAGATCCGGCGACGACGTCACAGCGGCCAAGCTCGACCGGCTGCACGCTCAGCTTTCTGATGCGGTAGCCGACCTCGTGACGGGCGACGACTGGAACCGCGCTCTCGCGTTTGCGGCGCGGTTTCGCTCCCGCTCGTTCAACAACACCCTGCTCATCTGGATGCAGCATGCAGCCGCGTTCGAGCAGGGCAGGGTCTCCGCCCCCATGCCGACATACGTCGCTGGCTTCCGGCAGTGGCTGACGCTGGGGCGATCCGTCGATCGCGGCCAGTCCGGCTACATGATCCTCGCGCCCGTCGTCGGCCGATTCGCTTCGCGCACTCCGCAGATCGCCCAGTCGTGGCGCCGGCTCGCGCCACGCGCGGCTCCCCAGGGAGGCGAGGCGGTGCAGTCGCGCTTGGTGGGCGTGCGCCCGGCGTACGTCTGGGATGCCTCCCAGACCAGCGGTGCGCCGATCCCGGAGGAACCCCGACCACAGCTGCTGGAGGGTGAGGCGCCACCGGGAATGTGGGACGGCCTCGCGACGCTCGTGCACGCCATGGGCTACTCGTTGCGCCTTGTCAACAGTGATCGGGAGCTGGGAGGAGCGAACGGCATGACCGATTACCTCACGCGGAGCGTCGCCGTCCGAGGCGACATCGATCCCGCCGCGCGCGCGAAGACCCTCGCTCACGAACTCGCTCACGTGGAGCTCCACGGCCCCGATCATCCCGAGGCATCCCTTCATCGGGGAATCGGCGAGGTGGAGGCCGAATCTGTCGCGCTGATGATCGGCGCGGCGCACGGGCTCGACACGTCGAGCTACACAATCCCGTACGTCTCGACCTGGGCGACCTCCGTCGACGGGAAGACACCGGTCGAGGTCGTTCAGGCAACGGGTGAGCGCGTGCGGGCGACCGCGGTCGCGATTCTTGCTCAGCTGCATACGGCTCAGGTGGGAGCCGGTGATCCGCCGGGCCTGACGAGAGAGGCGCCGCCGGGGCGACCGTGGGATCGACCTTACGATGCCAGCCCCTACACGGGATCTCCCCGGCGACGCGTCTCCCGCTCCGCAGCGGCTGGGCCGGTGCTCTGA
- a CDS encoding DUF6112 family protein, which yields MDVFPDFGAVGGAGDLRAIVGALLMYVLVFAVLAILICAVSWAIAASSGNYQSAMRSRAGLFVAVGAAALAGAGVAWMNFLIGIGQQL from the coding sequence TTGGATGTATTCCCTGACTTCGGCGCCGTCGGAGGCGCGGGCGACCTTCGCGCGATCGTCGGTGCTCTCCTCATGTACGTGCTGGTCTTCGCTGTGCTCGCAATTCTGATCTGCGCGGTCTCCTGGGCGATCGCTGCATCGAGCGGCAACTACCAGTCAGCCATGCGGTCCCGTGCCGGTCTCTTCGTCGCCGTAGGCGCGGCGGCACTCGCCGGCGCAGGCGTTGCGTGGATGAACTTCCTCATCGGGATCGGTCAGCAGCTGTAA